The genomic interval CACGTGTCGCTTGCGCGAACAGCGGTTTTCGAGACCGCCCCGTTATGACCGCTTCGGTACCCCTCCAGTGTGCGCACTATATCATTTTTGCTCCCCACTCTAAAGTCCGCTATACTCTCTGCATCAACAGGCCCCATCGTCTAATGGCTCGGACAGCGCCCTTTCACGGCGTAAATCGGGGTTCGATTCCCCGTGGGGTCATGAAAGGCCTGCTTTTGAAGAGCTATCAGACGGAATCCAACGTTAACTCAAGCGGAGTCCCAACTGGCTGGAAGCGCTATTACCGTTCCTCGAACCGTCTCTATTAGCGTACGGCTCGATACTTTGACCAGCGGCAGGGCAATATCCTGCCGATTGCTTGTTTTTTAGCCCAAAACGACATACTCTAATTTTATGAATACAGCCAAAAAGACAGCAATCATTCTACTCGCAGGAGTCCTCTTGGTAGGCCTTGCGATATTTTTAGTGGCAAACAAAAAGAAGCCCGCCGATACGGTCCCGACCGTCCCCAGCTCGCCGTCCGCTCCTCTTGCGTATAGCGACCTTTACCCGGTCGCTACCTCAAGCACTCTCTACGGCGGATGGGACAAGTACGTGAATGCCAAGCACGACTATACAATTTTCCACCCCCGGCAAATGGGTCCATATTCTGGCGAAGATGAGTCTGACGAGCGGCAGTGGGATACTATCAAACTTGAGCGAAGCGACCACCCGAACAGTGAATGGTCGGTTCGCGTCTCCCTTGAAGCATGGGAGCCCGCAGCGACCTATACGTGGACTAACAAACGTGTTGACGCCGTTGACCTAAAAACATTCGCAGAAGAATCAAAAGAGGCTATGTCCCTCGGCACGACTCCCGGCGTAGATGAGATACCGTCGGAAATCAAAGAAACCACGGTCGGCCCCAAAAAGGCCTACGTGTTCAGCTGGCACGATCAAGCAACCCTTTTTATAGAGCACAATGGAACCAAATTCGTCATCATGTATAGCGAAGACCCTGTCTCGGGGATGATCGCCAAGTCTATGACGTTCGGTAATTGATCCGCAAAAGGCCTATCGAGACACCACCGCGTCTAACTCTCGGATACTGATAGCGATATATCCCCGCCATCCCAAAAGTTCTGAAAGCCAGCCTGTAAGGTCATAATAAAAAAAGACGATGCGTCTCTTTTTTTTTGCATATGACCCCACGGGGGCGGAGGGGGACGGGGAACCTGCTGGTTCCCCGTGGAGGAGAGCAGCTCACCAGCCAATTCCGAAGAATTGGCTGGTGAGCGTTGAGAACCGTGGGTTCTCAAAATCCCCTGGGGTCACAAAACTTGCACCTCCGGCTCGAGTGTAATGCCGGTCGCGCGAGAGACCGCATCTTGGATACGCGCGGCAAACGCGAGGATATCGCTCGCGCGGGCGCTGCTGTAGTTCACGATCGCAAGCGCGTGGTGCCCTGATGAGCCGACCGCGCCATCGCGCACGCCTCGCATCCGCGCAACGTGCTCGATGAGCCAAGCGGCAGGCACCTTCCGAAGTCCCGCGCCTGCCTCGTGCGCAGGCATCGTCGGGTATGCGAGCTTGAGCTGGCTGTAGCGCTCCGCGCCGATAACCGGATTTTTGAAAAACGAGCCGGCAGTGCCCACGCGATCAATGTCGGGAAATTTCGCGCGGCGGATCGTGAGCACCGCCTCGCGCATTGAGGAGAGCGTCGGTGCAACGCGACGCTGGGCAAAATATTCACTGAGGTCGCGGTACGAGATGTCCGGCGCGCCCTCCACGTCAAGCCGGTACGTCACGGCGGTTATAATGAAGCGCTTCCCTTCCTTTGTTTTAAAAAAACTGTCGCGGTAGCAAAACGCGCACTCATCCGCGTTGAACACGCGCGCGACCATGCCCTCGGTATCAAACGCCTCGACTGAGACAATGCGCGAGCCGACTTCGGCGCCGTAGGCGCCGACGTTTTGTATCGGTGTCGCGCCAACAAGCCCCGGAATGCCGGAGAGGTTTTCAATGCCCCACAGCTCGCGCGCGACTGCCTCCAGGACGAGCCCGTCCCAGACCTCTCCTGCGGCAGCGCGCACCTCGATCGCACCGCCCTCTCGTCTGCGGAAACTCCGACCGCGGAGCGCCATAGCGATGACGAGGCCGCGCACTCCCTCATCGCGAACGACGACATTCGAGCCGCCGCCAAGGATGGTAATCGCGAGGTCGCGCTCACGCGCGAAGCGCACCGCTCGCGCAAGTTCTCCCTCATCCCGCACAGCGCAAAAAAAGTCGGCGGTGCCGCCGACACGAAAGGTCGTCCGTGGCGCGAGGGTGACATCGCGCTCTACGATAAGCGATTCATCTATCTCATGTCTCATGGATGCACACTAACAGCCGGCGGGGCTAACCTCCTGAAACAATGTTCTTATGAGTGCGACCGCCGGCTGTGAGTGAGCGCCACCATATTAAACCTCCAGTGTGAAGCATACGTTATGTAACTTTGAATAACGAGATTGTAAGACATCCGATGTCCAACGTTCCAGTCTGAATTTCCAAATTCCAAAAAACAAGCTCCAAACAAATCTCAATACACAAATTCCAACTTCCAAACACGGACTATGCCGTGCTTGTGATTTGAATCATTGGAATTTGTTTGGAAATTGTTTTTTGGAAATTGGAGCTTCGTCGTGGTGTGACATCGGAGTCTCGGGTCGGCACTTTCGCTATTCAAAGTACAGTATATGCGGCTTCACAAGAAAACACAAAACCCCGCGGGTGCGGGGCTTTGTGCAGAACATTGCGAGGCAATTCCTGCACTCACGGCGCTACTATAGCACAACGCAGCGCGCACTGTCAAATGCGCGTACTGGTTGACTAATACTACATCAAAATGCAAAACCCTCTCAACGTTGCAGTCGAGAGGGCGGGAACTGTTCTGCGCTTCGTATTTTTAGCGCATGCCAGTAGCCCTTTAGCTGTTTAACCTCAGCAATCCTTCAATCACAGCTTGCGGGAACGTTGGATGATCGCGAGTCACGCCGCATATCGCATGCAAATCTGGATGTTGCTGAAAATTGGCAAGCCAGCTTATCTTTATGTCTAACACCACCAGCTGGAGTATGAGTGATACTCTACTCCGGTACTCATCAAGAAAGAGCTCCAATAAATCAGAGAGCATATCGGCACGTAAAGAAACCATGCCTTCGGGTGATTGGTTCTCCAAAACCGTCCTTACTTCTTGTGCGCCTTTTTGAGTCAACGCCTCCTCTGCTTGAAAAATCGCATCCGTCCTTTCTTTCACCAACTTCAATAGTCCTTGATCAAAGCGGTGCTCTTCCGAATAGTTTGCCAAAGGGACTTCAAACATAATCACGCCCTCCTTAATTAGGCGATAGGATTGAGGCCGTCGGGCGGGTACTTGACTACCAGTCATAAATACAGGAAAATACGACGCATGTCAAGGACAGCACAGAAAGGCCGGGGAGCGGGAGTGCGGCGCGGTGCACCTGTGCCGCGACAGCTCCACAGCACAAAACCCGTGCGCCCGTCGCACCACACCGGCCGCATCGCACTCACATCCCGCGGTGTCGGCTATATCGCGATCGAGGGATTTCCACAAGATATAGAAATTCAGCGCGAACGGCTCAATACCGCGCTTGACGGTGACGAGGTAGAAATTGAGCTCCTGCCGCATCGGCACGGCGAACGGCAGCAGGGATCGGTTGTCCGCATTATCGAACGCGCGCGTGAGGAGTTTGTGGGCGTAGTTGCAAAAGACGCCCGCGGCTACTTTCTCATGCCGGATAACCGCCGCGTCTACACGCCATTTTTGATCCCGCCCGAGGAAGCGGAACGACACCGTCTTGCGAGTAATCTTAAGGTGCTCGTGCGGCTTGGCGAGTGGCGCGATCCACTTAAAAATCCAACCGCACATATCGTACGTGTGCTCGGGGAAAAGGGTCTCCATGAGACGGAAATGGAGGCCGTTCTTGCCGGAAGCGGATTTAATTCGCTCTACCCCTCCGAAGCGGCTGCCGAGGCGCAAGAGATCAAGCGCTCTGCTGCAATCAGTGCCGCAGATATTGGGACGCGCCGCGACTTCCGCGACACGCTCACCTTCACCATTGATCCTGCAGACGCAAAAGATTTCGACGACGCGCTCTCAGTCCGGGAGCGCGAGGACGGCTGCTTTGAGATCGGCATTCATATCGCCGACGTCTCGCACTATGTGCGTCCCGCAAGTGCGCTCGATCGCGAGGCCGCAGAGCGCGCAACGTCGGTCTACCTCGTCGACCGCACGATCCCGATGCTGCCACCGGAGCTCTCGGACGATCTCTGCTCGCTAAATCCTGACGAGGACAAGCTCGTCTTCTCCGTGCTCTTTCTCCTCAACCAAGAAGCGCATGTCCGCGAGCGCTGGTTTGGGAGAGGAATCATCCATTCGAACCGCCGTTTTAGCTACGAGGAAGCGCAGCAACAGATCGCTGATGTGCGAAAAGAAGAGGGCGGTGAGCTCTCATCCGAGCACACTCCATACCCTCACGCGCTCGCCGCGCTCAATGCGCTTGCAAAAAAGCTCAAGCAACGCCGCGTGGCGGCCGGCGCAATCGAGTTTGAAGAGCCGGAGGTGCGCTTTACACTCGACAAAGACAAGCGGCCGATTGCAGCTGTGGTAAAAGAGCGCCTTGAGGCGCACCAGCTCATCGAGGAATTTATGCTCCTTGCAAATCGCGAGGTCGCCGAGCTCATTGGGCAGAGCGGGCGCGGCAAGGACGTCGCTCGCCCCTTCCTCTACCGCGTGCATGACGCGCCGGACCCGGAGAAAATCGAGGAGCTCGCGGTCTTCCTCCGCGCGATCGGCCACGAGCTCGATGTGCCAAAAACCGGCAGTGTCAGAGCGAAAGACCTCAATGCGCTCTTCTCGCGGCTCGAGGGCCATGCCGCGGAATCGCTCGTGAAGAAAGCGGCACTCCGCGCCATGGCAAAAGCCGTCTACACGACGGCAAATATCGGGCACTATGGACTCGCCTTCGGCTACTATACCCACTTCACCTCGCCGATCCGCCGGTACCCGGACGTGCTCGTCCATCGCCTCCTCGCGCGCTACCTCGCACGCGAGCGCGTCGGGCAGGATGAGCTCGCCGCGCTTCGAGCACACGCGCTCCACGCATCCGCCCGCGAGCGAGCCGCAATGGATGCAGAACGCGCATCAGTGAAATACAAACAGGTTGAATTTCTCTCGACCCGCGTCGGGGAAGAGTTTGACGCTCTGGTCTCGGGTGTCACCGAGTGGGGCATCTACGTTGAAGAAAAAACTAGCCGCGCCGAGGGTATGATCGCGCTCCGCTCCCTCACCGACGATTACTATGAACTTGACGCACATAACTATCGCATGGTCGGCTCCCGCACCAAACGCGCCTTCTCGCTCGGAGAGAAACTCCGCGTCCGCCTCGTGGGCGCGGACCTCGACCGCCGCACGCTTGACTTCGTGCCCGTTTCCAGCACAAAAATAGCCTGAGTTTTTATCGTTGGACCTATTGCCTATCGTCAAGGTACCCCCTGCCAGGTCGCTCCACGGCACCGTCGTTGAACCAAGAATCGTACTACCAAACTGATCGCAGCCACTACGACGGTGAGATATATAGCAAGTAGGAACACCGCAATTACGTTCGGATAATAATAAGAGGATTGTTCTCTGGTTGGTGTAGGAGGCTCCACTGGTGAAAGAAACTCTGGTGTACCCCTAGGAATGATCATGTCTCGTAGATTCACGTCCATATACGATATACAACAGTTGATCGGGATGCTTGGTTAGCGGCATTCCACTCTCAATCCCCGTTCAATTCGTTCAATTCCCGGCCTCTCCGTTACGCCAAACTGGTGCTGTCCTCAAGGACGGCACCAGTTTGGCTTCATTGCGGGCATAGGGTGCGAGCAATTTGATAGAAGTTGGATAAAGGGACGATACTCGGGAGAGAGTTTTCGCCCACTCTCCAAGGTATAATCCTCGGGTCGGGGTGACCATTCATCGGTTGTTGCATTCTGGCGTTGGAACTTTTATGAGATGTGGCCACCAACAGAACCCCCCCAAGTGGCTTCACTTGGGGGTTAAAAGTGTCTCAGCGCGAGCTCAATCACTTGCAGAGACGTGAGACGATTAAAACGAGGGCGAATCTTGAAACGAGCTGGAAAAGGGCTCAAACCTTTTTTCTGCAGCTGCGGGGCAAGCCGATCATGAGGGCAAGAATAATACCAAACACCCCTGCCAATTTTTGCTCACCACGTCCAAAAATAATGGCCGCTAGCGACATGAGGAGTAAAACGATGAAACAACCAAGATTGAAATAAAATTCTTCCGAATCCTCGGTGCCACGAATTCTCTCAAGGAGCTTCTTCATGCCGTCTTCCTTTCTTGTGTGAAGTTCTTATCGTGGGTTGAGAGAGACTATGAGCAATATAACCCACAGTGCCATGAAACCTCCGATGAGTGGGTTGAGAATACGGATCGTGCGGGTTGCTCCTCGCATGGTCATTAATTCAGAACCGAACACCCGATTTGCAGCGCGGTTTGATGATTCAAGCACGCGCATGCGTTGCGTCCAATGTTCAATCCACCGGGTAATTCTTATGGTCATTCTCCGCCATAACCATCCTAAACAGAAGCCAGCGATACAAGCCGCAGCATACTCCAACGACCCTCTTCGAAACTGCGTCACGACGAGGGAGAGAATAGCCGAGTGTATTACAAAAAACAACTGTGTAATGCTCCAGCGCAGATTGATGTCGTAATGACGAAAAAACGTGAGGTTTGAAAACGCCGCTTGCTGCTCTTGGTCCATGAATCCTCCTACTGCTTAATGTTTAGTTTAGTGCGAGGGGACATTACTAAGGATACATTATCATACATATAGATACCTGTCAAACCGGCCGGGCACCTTTATTTTGGGCCATAAAACCGTAGCGACAACAAAAAGCCCACAGGAGACCTTTCGACCCAGTCCGGGTTTCTTCATGCTCCCCTCCATTCCAGCAAAAACCAGCACGATCGTGCTGGTTTTTGCTTCCATTGCGGGGCCGGGAATTGAACCCGGGTCTGGAGGTTATGCATACCACTACGGCTTTCGCCGCGTGCCTTCTGACACATAACGTGGTCTGGACTGTACCTTCACCCCGCCACTTTGAAGACGCTAGGAAGCGTAGCAAAATGACGGGGGCCTGCCTACCAGTCTCTACACCTTCCCAGCACCACCCTGCACTTTGGTCACAAAGTGCAGGGTGGTGCTGGGCTTGGCTCGGGATTGCCATCTCTCCACTCACA from bacterium carries:
- the murB gene encoding UDP-N-acetylmuramate dehydrogenase, with product MRHEIDESLIVERDVTLAPRTTFRVGGTADFFCAVRDEGELARAVRFARERDLAITILGGGSNVVVRDEGVRGLVIAMALRGRSFRRREGGAIEVRAAAGEVWDGLVLEAVARELWGIENLSGIPGLVGATPIQNVGAYGAEVGSRIVSVEAFDTEGMVARVFNADECAFCYRDSFFKTKEGKRFIITAVTYRLDVEGAPDISYRDLSEYFAQRRVAPTLSSMREAVLTIRRAKFPDIDRVGTAGSFFKNPVIGAERYSQLKLAYPTMPAHEAGAGLRKVPAAWLIEHVARMRGVRDGAVGSSGHHALAIVNYSSARASDILAFAARIQDAVSRATGITLEPEVQVL
- the rnr gene encoding ribonuclease R — encoded protein: MSRTAQKGRGAGVRRGAPVPRQLHSTKPVRPSHHTGRIALTSRGVGYIAIEGFPQDIEIQRERLNTALDGDEVEIELLPHRHGERQQGSVVRIIERAREEFVGVVAKDARGYFLMPDNRRVYTPFLIPPEEAERHRLASNLKVLVRLGEWRDPLKNPTAHIVRVLGEKGLHETEMEAVLAGSGFNSLYPSEAAAEAQEIKRSAAISAADIGTRRDFRDTLTFTIDPADAKDFDDALSVREREDGCFEIGIHIADVSHYVRPASALDREAAERATSVYLVDRTIPMLPPELSDDLCSLNPDEDKLVFSVLFLLNQEAHVRERWFGRGIIHSNRRFSYEEAQQQIADVRKEEGGELSSEHTPYPHALAALNALAKKLKQRRVAAGAIEFEEPEVRFTLDKDKRPIAAVVKERLEAHQLIEEFMLLANREVAELIGQSGRGKDVARPFLYRVHDAPDPEKIEELAVFLRAIGHELDVPKTGSVRAKDLNALFSRLEGHAAESLVKKAALRAMAKAVYTTANIGHYGLAFGYYTHFTSPIRRYPDVLVHRLLARYLARERVGQDELAALRAHALHASARERAAMDAERASVKYKQVEFLSTRVGEEFDALVSGVTEWGIYVEEKTSRAEGMIALRSLTDDYYELDAHNYRMVGSRTKRAFSLGEKLRVRLVGADLDRRTLDFVPVSSTKIA